A stretch of Castanea sativa cultivar Marrone di Chiusa Pesio chromosome 2, ASM4071231v1 DNA encodes these proteins:
- the LOC142624191 gene encoding transcription factor FAMA isoform X2, which produces MVMEKEDNYSTPPLPPSFMGLDYTLDHHHHQQQQQQQQQQQFMKQRIGKTSGDCNSTGMVDYLLNNPSQQQQQQMPSGFCGSSSFDKLNFADVMQFADFGPKLALNQTKISEEESGIDPVYFLKFPVLNDRLEDQSLMVPHNEERFQGVSVEDETRVREDEEARVSDNTSVQLQFIGEDLQKNSVPEAKNKRKRPRTIKTTEEVESQRMTHIAVERNRRKQMNEHLRVLRSLMPGSYVQRGDQASIIGGAIEFVRELEQLLQCLESQKRRRLYGETPRPVGADSSLAIQQPQPPLFPPMPLPNDQFKIVDLETGLQEETAENKSCLADVEVKLLGFDAMIKILSRRRPGQLIKAIAALEDLQLNILHTNVTTIEQTVLYSFNVKVASESRFTAEDIASSVQQIFSFIHQTVPCDVV; this is translated from the exons atggtAATGGAGAAAGAAGATAACTACTCG ACCCCTCCTTTACCGCCAAGTTTTATGGGCCTGGATTACACTCtagatcatcatcatcatcaacaacaacaacaacaacaacaacaacaacaattcaTGAAGCAGCGGATCGGTAAAACATCAGGAGATTGCAACAGTACTGGGATGGTTGACTACTTGCTGAATAATCCTTCTCAACAGCAACAACAGCAAATGCCTTCTGGGTTTTGTGGTTCGAGTTCTTTTGATAAATTGAACTTTGCTGATGTGATGCAGTTTGCAGACTTTGGACCAAAGTTGGCCTTAAATCAAACCAAGATTTCCGAAGAGGAATCTGGGATCGACCCAGTTTACTTCCTGAAGTTTCCAGTGTTGAATGATAGGTTGGAAGATCAATCTCTAATGGTTCCACATAATGAAGAGAGGTTCCAAGGGGTGAGTGTGGAAGATGAGACAAGAGTGAGAGAGGATGAGGAAGCTCGGGTTTCTGATAACACCTCGGTGCAGCTTCAGTTTATTGGTGAAGATCTCCAAAAGAACTCTGTACCAGAAGCAAAGAACAAGAGGAAAAGACCAAGAACTATCAAGACGACTGAGGAAGTGGAGAGCCAGCGAATGACTCACATAGCAGTTGAAAGAAACAGAAGGAAGCAAATGAATGAACATCTTCGTGTCTTGAGGTCCCTCATGCCTGGCTCATACGTTCAAAGG GGGGATCAAGCTTCTATTATTGGGGGAGCCATTGAGTTTGTGAGGGAATTGGAACAACTTCTCCAATGCTTAGAATCACAGAAGCGGCGAAGACTCTATGGAGAAACTCCACGACCGGTGGGAGCTGATTCCTCTCTTGCAATCCAACAGCCTCAGCCGCCATTATTTCCTCCGATGCCTCTACCAAATGATCAATTCAAGATTGTAGACTTGGAGACCGGACTCCAAGAGGAGACAGCTGAGAACAAGTCCTGCTTGGCTGATGTTGAAGTGAAGCTTTTAGGGTTTGATGCCATGATTAAAATTCTTTCTAGGAGAAGGCCAGGACAGCTTATTAAGGCCATCGCTGCACTTGAAGATTTGCAACTTAATATCCTTCACACTAACGTTACCACCATCGAACAAACTGTTCTCTATTCGTTTAATGTCAAG GTTGCTAGTGAATCTAGGTTCACCGCTGAAGATATAGCGAGCTCAGTTCAGCAGATATTCAGTTTTATCCATCAAACAGTGCCGTGTGATGTAGTCTAG
- the LOC142624191 gene encoding transcription factor FAMA isoform X1, with protein MLFCSKPEFLQTPPLPPSFMGLDYTLDHHHHQQQQQQQQQQQFMKQRIGKTSGDCNSTGMVDYLLNNPSQQQQQQMPSGFCGSSSFDKLNFADVMQFADFGPKLALNQTKISEEESGIDPVYFLKFPVLNDRLEDQSLMVPHNEERFQGVSVEDETRVREDEEARVSDNTSVQLQFIGEDLQKNSVPEAKNKRKRPRTIKTTEEVESQRMTHIAVERNRRKQMNEHLRVLRSLMPGSYVQRGDQASIIGGAIEFVRELEQLLQCLESQKRRRLYGETPRPVGADSSLAIQQPQPPLFPPMPLPNDQFKIVDLETGLQEETAENKSCLADVEVKLLGFDAMIKILSRRRPGQLIKAIAALEDLQLNILHTNVTTIEQTVLYSFNVKVASESRFTAEDIASSVQQIFSFIHQTVPCDVV; from the exons ATGTTGTTTTGCTCTAAACCCGAGTTCTTGCAGACCCCTCCTTTACCGCCAAGTTTTATGGGCCTGGATTACACTCtagatcatcatcatcatcaacaacaacaacaacaacaacaacaacaacaattcaTGAAGCAGCGGATCGGTAAAACATCAGGAGATTGCAACAGTACTGGGATGGTTGACTACTTGCTGAATAATCCTTCTCAACAGCAACAACAGCAAATGCCTTCTGGGTTTTGTGGTTCGAGTTCTTTTGATAAATTGAACTTTGCTGATGTGATGCAGTTTGCAGACTTTGGACCAAAGTTGGCCTTAAATCAAACCAAGATTTCCGAAGAGGAATCTGGGATCGACCCAGTTTACTTCCTGAAGTTTCCAGTGTTGAATGATAGGTTGGAAGATCAATCTCTAATGGTTCCACATAATGAAGAGAGGTTCCAAGGGGTGAGTGTGGAAGATGAGACAAGAGTGAGAGAGGATGAGGAAGCTCGGGTTTCTGATAACACCTCGGTGCAGCTTCAGTTTATTGGTGAAGATCTCCAAAAGAACTCTGTACCAGAAGCAAAGAACAAGAGGAAAAGACCAAGAACTATCAAGACGACTGAGGAAGTGGAGAGCCAGCGAATGACTCACATAGCAGTTGAAAGAAACAGAAGGAAGCAAATGAATGAACATCTTCGTGTCTTGAGGTCCCTCATGCCTGGCTCATACGTTCAAAGG GGGGATCAAGCTTCTATTATTGGGGGAGCCATTGAGTTTGTGAGGGAATTGGAACAACTTCTCCAATGCTTAGAATCACAGAAGCGGCGAAGACTCTATGGAGAAACTCCACGACCGGTGGGAGCTGATTCCTCTCTTGCAATCCAACAGCCTCAGCCGCCATTATTTCCTCCGATGCCTCTACCAAATGATCAATTCAAGATTGTAGACTTGGAGACCGGACTCCAAGAGGAGACAGCTGAGAACAAGTCCTGCTTGGCTGATGTTGAAGTGAAGCTTTTAGGGTTTGATGCCATGATTAAAATTCTTTCTAGGAGAAGGCCAGGACAGCTTATTAAGGCCATCGCTGCACTTGAAGATTTGCAACTTAATATCCTTCACACTAACGTTACCACCATCGAACAAACTGTTCTCTATTCGTTTAATGTCAAG GTTGCTAGTGAATCTAGGTTCACCGCTGAAGATATAGCGAGCTCAGTTCAGCAGATATTCAGTTTTATCCATCAAACAGTGCCGTGTGATGTAGTCTAG